One Piscinibacter lacus genomic window, GCTTCCGGCGCGGCTTCTTCGGCGTCAGCGACGTCTCGCCCTGGCTGAGCCTGCTGATCGTCGGCAGCGCCTTCCTCGGCATTGCCGCGCTTGCGCTGCGGCTGCTGGCCAGCGGCTACAAGATCCGCCACTGAAGGGCCGGGAAGCCGGCCTCACTACAATCGCGCGATGGCTGATCCGACCCCCGACGACGTCCGGCGCTACATCGCGCTGGGCCTGCAATGCACCCAGCTCCAGGTCGAGGGTGACGGCCGGCACTTCTTCGCGACCATCGTCTCGCCCGAGTTCGACGGCCTGAGCCGGGTGGCGCGGCACCAGCGCGTCTACCGCGCGCTCGGTGACCGGATGCGCGAGCAGATCCATGCGCTGTCGATGAAGACCCTGACCCCGGCGGAGTTCGACGCCGCCGCGGCCCACCCCACCCACCCCTGATTCCGGCCGCGCGGCCCGCGCGGTCCGGCAGGCGGTGCGCGCATCCTGGCGCAGCCGCTTCCGGCGCGGGCCCGGCGGCTTTCCACGATGGACCAACTCCTGATCCGCGGCGGCCGCGCCCTCCAAGGCGAGGTGGCCATCGCCGGCGCCAAGAATGCCGCGCTGCCCGAGCTTTGCGCGGCGCTGCTGACCGCCGGGCCGATGACGCTGGCCAATGTGCCGCGCCTGCAGGACGTGGCGACCATGCGCAAGCTGCTGGCCCACATGGGCGTGCAGGCCGAGCGCCTGGACGACGACCGCTGCCCGGCCGGCGAATGCTGGCGCCTGGATGCCGCCGAGCTGCTGCGACCCGAGGCGCCCTATGAGCTGGTCAAGACCATGCGCGCCGCCATCCTGGCCCTGGGCCCGCTGCTGGCGCGCTGCGGCCGGGCGCGGGTCTCGCTGCCGGGCGGCTGCGCCATTGGCTCGCGGCCGGTCGATCAGCACATCAAGGGCCTGCAGGCCATGGGGGCGACGATCCGCGTCGAGCACGGCTACATCGAGGCCGAGGCCCCGGCCGGCGGCCGCCTGAAGGGTGCCCGCATCACGACCGACATGGTCACCGTGACCGGCACCGAGAACCTGATGATGGCCGCCACCCTGGCCGAGGGCACGACGGTGCTGGAGAACGCGGCGCTGGAGCCCGAGGTCACCGACCTGGCCGAGCTGCTGATCGCCATGGGCGCGCGCATCACGGGCCAAGGCACGCACCGCATCACCATCGAAGGCGTGGCGGCCCTGCATGCGCCGGCGCAGCCGCACCGCATCATCCCGGACCGCATCGAGGCCGGCACCTTCCTCTGCGCCGTGGCCGCCACCGGCGGCGAGGTGCTGCTGCGCGGCGCCCGCGCCGGCCACCTGGAGTCCGTGATCGAGAAGCTGGCCGAGGCCGGCGTCACGGTCGAGGCCCTGGGTGCGCCCGGCACGCCGGACGAAGCCCTGCGCGTGCGCTCGCCCGGCGCCGCTGGCCTGAAGGCAGTGGGCTTCCGCACCCGCGAATACCCCGCCTTCCCGACCGACATGCAGGCCCAGTTCATGGCCATGGACTGCGTGGCCGCCGGCACCGCGGTGATCATCGAGACCATCTTCGAGAACCGCTACATGCATGTGAACGAGCTGCTGCGGCTCGGCGCGGCCATCGAGATCGACGGCCACACGGCCGTGGTGCGCGGCGGCGCGCGCCTGTCCGGCGCCACCGTGATGGCCACCGACCTGCGCGCCTCGGCCAGCCTGGTGATCGCCGGCCTGGTGGCCGAGGGCGTGACCGTGGTCGACCGCATCTACCACCTGGACCGCGGCTACGACCGCATGGAAGCCAAGCTGCGCGCGCTCGGCGCCGACATCGAGCGCGTCAAGGCCGGCGCGGCCACGGAGGATTACGCATGATCACCCTGGCGCTTTCCAAGGGCCGCATCTTCGAGGAGACGCTGCCGCTGCTGGCCGCCGCCGGCATCACCGTGGGCGAGGATCCGGAGAAGTCGCGCAAGCTCATCCTGCCGACTAACCAGCCGGATGTGCGCATCGTGATGGTCCGCGCCAGCGATGTGCCGACCTATGTCGAGCATGGCGGCGCCGACCTGGGCGTGGCCGGCCGCGATGTGCTGCTCGAACATGCGGCCGGCGGCGTCGGTGCCAGCTCCGGCCTCTACCAGCCGCTGGACCTGAAGATCGCCCGCTGCCGCCTGAGCGTAGCCGTGCGCGAGGACTTCGACTACGCCAGCGCCGTGCGCCAGGGTTCGCGCATCCGCGTGGCCAGCAAGTATGTGCACCTGGCCCGCCAGCACTTTGCCGACAAGGGCGTGCATGTCGACCTGATCAAGCTCTACGGCTCGATGGAGCTGGCGCCGCTCACGGGCCTGGCCGATGCCATCGTCGACCTGGTCTCGACCGGCGGCACGCTGCGCGCCAACCACCTGCGCGAGGTCGAGAAGATCATGGACGTCTCCTCGCGCCTCGTCGTCAATGCCGCCGCGCTGAAGCTGCAGCGCGAGCCCATCCGCCGGCTGATCGAGGCCTTCGCCTCGGCCCTGCCGCAGGACTGAACCCCGGAAGGTCTGCCCGATGTCTGCCCCTGTTGCGATCCGCCGCCTTGCCACCACCGCCGACGGCTTCGAGGCCGATTTCCAGCGCGTGCTGCACTGGTCGGCCGAGACCGATGCCGCCATCGAGGACCGGGTGGCCGAGATCGTCGAGGCCGTCCGCATGCGCGGCGACGCGGCGGTGCTGGAATGCACCGCCCGCTTCGACGGCCTGAACGCCGCCAGCGTCGCTGCGCTGGAGCTGAGCCGCGCCGAGCTGAAGGCCGCCTTCGAAGGCTTGCCGGACGCCCAGCGCGTGGCCCTGGAGGCCGCCGCCGCCCGCGTCCGCAGCTACCACGCGCGCCAGCTCGAAGCCTGCGGCCGAAGCTGGAGCTACCGCGACGAGGACGGCAGCCTGCTCGGCCAGAAGGTCACGCCGCTGGACCGTGTCGGCATCTATGTGCCGGGCGGCAAGGCGGCCTACCCGAGCAGCGTGCTGATGAATGCCATCCCGGCCCAGGTGGCCGGGGTCGGCGAGATCGTCATGGTCGTGCCCACCCCGCGCGGCGAGAAGAACCCGCTGGTGCTGGCCGCCGCCTATGTGGCGGGCGTGCACCGCGCCTTCACCCTGGGCGGCGCGCAGGCCGTGGCGGCCCTGGCCTATGGCACGGCCACCGTGCCGCGGGTCGACAAGATCACCGGCCCCGGCAATGCCTATGTGGCCAGCGCCAAGCGCCGCGTGTTCGGGCAAGTGGGCATCGACATGATTGCCGGGCCCAGCGAGATCCTGGTGCTGGCTGACGGCAGCACGCCGGCCGACTGGGTGGCCATCGATCTCTTCAGCCAGGCCGAGCATGACGAGCTGGCGCAGAGCATCCTGCTCTGCCCCGACGCGGCCTACCTGGATGCAGTGCAGGCCGCCATCGACCGCCTGCTGCCCGGCATGCCGCGCCGGGAAGTGATCCGCGCCAGCCTGGAAGGCCGCGGCGCGCTGATCCTGACCCGCGACATGGACGAGGCCTGCGCCATCAGCAACCGCATCGCGCCCGAGCACCTGGAGGTGTCGAGCGCCGAGCCGCATCGCTGGGAGCCGCTGCTGCGCCACGCCGGCGCGATCTTCCTGGGCGCCTACACCAGCGAGAGCCTGGGCGACTACTGCGCCGGCCCCAATCACGTGCTGCCGACCAGCGGCACGGCGCGCTTTTCCTCGCCGCTGGGCGTCTACGACTTCCAGAAGCGCAGCAGCCTGATCGAGG contains:
- a CDS encoding BolA family protein, which produces MADPTPDDVRRYIALGLQCTQLQVEGDGRHFFATIVSPEFDGLSRVARHQRVYRALGDRMREQIHALSMKTLTPAEFDAAAAHPTHP
- the murA gene encoding UDP-N-acetylglucosamine 1-carboxyvinyltransferase; this translates as MDQLLIRGGRALQGEVAIAGAKNAALPELCAALLTAGPMTLANVPRLQDVATMRKLLAHMGVQAERLDDDRCPAGECWRLDAAELLRPEAPYELVKTMRAAILALGPLLARCGRARVSLPGGCAIGSRPVDQHIKGLQAMGATIRVEHGYIEAEAPAGGRLKGARITTDMVTVTGTENLMMAATLAEGTTVLENAALEPEVTDLAELLIAMGARITGQGTHRITIEGVAALHAPAQPHRIIPDRIEAGTFLCAVAATGGEVLLRGARAGHLESVIEKLAEAGVTVEALGAPGTPDEALRVRSPGAAGLKAVGFRTREYPAFPTDMQAQFMAMDCVAAGTAVIIETIFENRYMHVNELLRLGAAIEIDGHTAVVRGGARLSGATVMATDLRASASLVIAGLVAEGVTVVDRIYHLDRGYDRMEAKLRALGADIERVKAGAATEDYA
- the hisG gene encoding ATP phosphoribosyltransferase, whose product is MITLALSKGRIFEETLPLLAAAGITVGEDPEKSRKLILPTNQPDVRIVMVRASDVPTYVEHGGADLGVAGRDVLLEHAAGGVGASSGLYQPLDLKIARCRLSVAVREDFDYASAVRQGSRIRVASKYVHLARQHFADKGVHVDLIKLYGSMELAPLTGLADAIVDLVSTGGTLRANHLREVEKIMDVSSRLVVNAAALKLQREPIRRLIEAFASALPQD
- the hisD gene encoding histidinol dehydrogenase — protein: MSAPVAIRRLATTADGFEADFQRVLHWSAETDAAIEDRVAEIVEAVRMRGDAAVLECTARFDGLNAASVAALELSRAELKAAFEGLPDAQRVALEAAAARVRSYHARQLEACGRSWSYRDEDGSLLGQKVTPLDRVGIYVPGGKAAYPSSVLMNAIPAQVAGVGEIVMVVPTPRGEKNPLVLAAAYVAGVHRAFTLGGAQAVAALAYGTATVPRVDKITGPGNAYVASAKRRVFGQVGIDMIAGPSEILVLADGSTPADWVAIDLFSQAEHDELAQSILLCPDAAYLDAVQAAIDRLLPGMPRREVIRASLEGRGALILTRDMDEACAISNRIAPEHLEVSSAEPHRWEPLLRHAGAIFLGAYTSESLGDYCAGPNHVLPTSGTARFSSPLGVYDFQKRSSLIEVSAAGAAVLGPIAAELAYGEGLQAHARAAELRLPVVPPQRT